In Trueperaceae bacterium, a genomic segment contains:
- a CDS encoding alpha/beta hydrolase: MLRAGEARHVTVAPERVAAGAGTHTALDARLVFLLPVAFGLLSAWFMPRGPVTTAHALWSLGLSMLVGLALGYLSGQRHALLLGPLAYLLAFELARLPVRGPTVDLPTGGVYGFIALATGRLFPALLTLVPLVAGATLGLAQAARTGRAAPGAVGAPGAIVAAAVTVGLAALAVVVARPASTAAIVGPDGGDVPGSVAELSRVVIGGHEQVLLIRGRDTTNPVLLYLAGGPGGTDLGAMRRDTSLEQDFVVVTWEQRGAGKSYAALDPLDTFTVEQFVADATELAQHLRARFGVEKVYLVGQSWGSTLGALVVQRRPDLFHAFVGVGQMVSQSATDRASWEDAVAWADANGHERLAAQLRRNGAPPYENVLAYAPLVASEHDWNAYPGFDGSNEMPGILLVPEYTFMDRMNAFRGFLDSAAALYPQLRDVDFRRDVTRLEVPYVMVMGEHETRGRTEPAAEWFAGLAAPSKRAVVFEGAGHRANFDQPGRFAALMREVRELFH; this comes from the coding sequence ATGTTGAGAGCAGGCGAAGCACGACACGTGACGGTCGCGCCCGAACGGGTCGCCGCGGGCGCCGGCACGCACACCGCGCTCGACGCACGGCTGGTGTTCCTCCTACCCGTGGCGTTCGGGTTGCTGAGCGCCTGGTTCATGCCGCGCGGCCCCGTCACCACGGCGCACGCGCTGTGGAGCCTGGGGCTCTCCATGCTCGTCGGGCTGGCGCTGGGGTACCTGTCCGGGCAGCGTCACGCCCTGCTGCTCGGCCCGCTCGCGTACCTACTGGCGTTCGAGCTGGCGCGGCTCCCCGTGCGCGGTCCGACGGTCGACCTGCCCACGGGCGGCGTCTACGGCTTCATCGCGCTTGCCACGGGCCGGCTGTTCCCGGCGCTGCTCACCCTCGTCCCGCTCGTCGCGGGCGCCACCCTGGGGCTGGCGCAGGCGGCACGAACCGGCCGCGCGGCCCCCGGGGCGGTGGGAGCGCCCGGGGCGATCGTCGCCGCCGCCGTGACCGTCGGCCTTGCGGCGCTGGCGGTGGTCGTGGCGCGTCCGGCCTCGACGGCGGCGATCGTGGGTCCGGACGGCGGCGACGTGCCCGGGAGCGTGGCGGAGCTCAGTCGCGTCGTCATCGGCGGGCACGAGCAGGTCCTGCTGATCCGCGGTCGCGACACGACCAACCCGGTTCTCCTCTACCTGGCGGGCGGGCCGGGCGGCACGGACCTGGGCGCGATGCGCCGCGACACTTCGCTGGAGCAGGACTTCGTCGTCGTCACGTGGGAGCAGCGCGGCGCAGGCAAGTCGTACGCGGCGCTCGACCCGCTCGACACCTTCACCGTCGAGCAGTTCGTCGCCGACGCCACCGAGCTTGCCCAGCACTTGCGCGCCCGGTTCGGCGTGGAGAAGGTGTACCTGGTCGGCCAGTCGTGGGGCTCGACGCTGGGTGCGCTGGTGGTCCAGCGGCGCCCCGACCTCTTCCACGCCTTCGTGGGCGTCGGGCAGATGGTGAGCCAGAGCGCCACGGACAGGGCGTCCTGGGAGGACGCCGTGGCGTGGGCCGACGCGAACGGCCACGAGCGCCTCGCCGCGCAGCTGCGACGAAACGGCGCCCCGCCTTACGAGAACGTGCTCGCCTACGCGCCGCTGGTGGCGTCGGAGCACGACTGGAACGCCTACCCGGGCTTCGACGGCAGCAACGAGATGCCCGGCATCCTGCTCGTCCCCGAGTACACCTTCATGGACCGGATGAACGCGTTCCGGGGCTTCCTCGACTCAGCCGCCGCCCTCTACCCGCAGCTCAGGGACGTCGACTTCCGGCGCGACGTCACGCGCCTCGAGGTGCCTTACGTGATGGTGATGGGCGAGCACGAGACCCGCGGGCGCACCGAACCGGCGGCGGAGTGGTTCGCGGGGCTGGCGGCGCCGTCGAAGCGCGCCGTCGTGTTCGAGGGCGCGGGACACCGCGCCAACTTCGACCAGCCGGGCCGGTTCGCGGCGCTGATGCGCGAGGTGCGCGAACTCTTCCATTGA
- a CDS encoding polyphosphate polymerase domain-containing protein — protein MMPLVPAVRTPPAGAALRAGGAMRAGGGRTAGRGVGALRAAAATLPSVSLEEVVGAADLQTRVDRKYLLTPGLFADFVAAVRSDLRVLEVDGVREFRYSSVYFDTPDLALYHAHRQGRRRRFKVRTRNYLDSGFATFEVKVKGGRGETVKRRMPYGADELYSLNREARDFLAGVLDAQGATPSPELRPVLTVDYVRTTLLAAAAGTRLTCDVEMSYVGPNRSASGPDLVLVETKSAGGRSELDRRLWAMGARPVKMSKYCVGTALVNGDLAANRWNRPLRREFGWRPHRPG, from the coding sequence GTGATGCCGCTGGTGCCCGCCGTGAGGACGCCGCCGGCGGGCGCCGCCCTGCGCGCGGGGGGCGCCATGCGAGCCGGGGGCGGGCGGACGGCCGGTAGGGGGGTCGGCGCGCTGCGCGCCGCCGCCGCGACCCTGCCGAGCGTGAGCCTCGAGGAGGTCGTCGGCGCCGCCGACCTCCAGACGCGCGTCGACCGCAAGTACCTCTTGACGCCAGGCCTGTTCGCGGATTTCGTCGCGGCCGTGCGAAGCGACCTCAGGGTCCTGGAGGTCGACGGCGTGCGGGAGTTCCGCTACTCCTCCGTCTACTTCGACACCCCCGACCTGGCGCTCTACCACGCTCACCGCCAGGGCCGGCGCCGGCGCTTCAAGGTGCGGACCCGCAACTACCTCGACTCGGGCTTCGCGACGTTCGAGGTGAAGGTGAAGGGCGGGCGCGGCGAGACGGTCAAGCGCCGCATGCCGTACGGCGCCGACGAGCTCTACTCCCTCAACCGCGAGGCCAGGGACTTCCTGGCAGGCGTCCTGGACGCCCAGGGCGCCACCCCCTCGCCGGAGCTGCGGCCCGTCCTGACCGTCGACTACGTGCGCACGACGCTCCTGGCCGCAGCGGCCGGCACGCGCCTGACGTGCGACGTCGAGATGAGCTACGTCGGGCCCAACCGCTCGGCGAGTGGGCCCGACCTGGTGCTGGTCGAGACGAAGAGCGCCGGCGGCAGGTCCGAGCTCGACCGCCGGCTGTGGGCCATGGGCGCGCGGCCCGTGAAGATGAGCAAGTACTGCGTCGGCACCGCCCTCGTGAACGGCGATCTCGCCGCCAACCGCTGGAACCGCCCCCTGAGGCGCGAGTTCGGCTGGCGACCGCACCGCCCCGGCTGA
- a CDS encoding DUF4956 domain-containing protein — translation MTNLIAALLADLVAITILAYGLYFRRHSRRDLVLAYVALNTGVLAVTMLLAGSDAGLGLGLGLFGILSIIRLRSDAITQEEIAYYFVCLALGLVNGLHPGAAWLAPLMSGVLVAVMYVVDHPRFAATTRRQTITLDAAYPDAARLEEALEKLLGAQVLHAATMQLDLVRDLTVVDVRYRLPCAPRRKVGVGASTPLGALEARS, via the coding sequence ATGACCAACCTGATCGCGGCGCTGCTCGCCGACCTCGTCGCCATAACCATCCTGGCGTACGGGCTCTACTTCAGGCGCCACTCGCGGCGCGACCTCGTGCTGGCCTACGTGGCGCTCAACACGGGCGTGCTCGCCGTGACGATGCTCCTGGCCGGCAGCGACGCCGGCCTCGGCCTCGGCCTTGGCCTCTTCGGCATCCTGTCGATCATCCGCTTGCGCTCCGACGCCATCACGCAGGAGGAGATCGCCTACTACTTCGTGTGCCTCGCCCTCGGCCTCGTGAACGGCCTGCACCCCGGTGCGGCGTGGCTGGCGCCGCTCATGTCGGGCGTCCTCGTGGCGGTCATGTACGTGGTCGATCACCCGCGCTTCGCGGCCACCACCCGCCGCCAGACCATCACCCTCGACGCCGCCTACCCCGACGCCGCCCGCTTGGAGGAGGCCCTCGAGAAGCTGCTGGGCGCGCAGGTGCTCCACGCCGCCACGATGCAGCTCGACCTCGTGCGCGACCTGACCGTCGTGGACGTCCGCTACCGCCTGCCCTGCGCGCCGCGGCGGAAGGTGGGCGTCGGCGCGAGCACCCCGCTTGGCGCACTCGAGGCGCGGTCGTGA
- a CDS encoding ABC transporter substrate-binding protein — protein MRKLAVVLALLLGFAVGGAQQAITIGSKIDTEGSVLAQIMRLMLEENGIEVVDRSGFGTTSVVRQALLAGEIDMYPEYTGTALTFFPDADLPADIATRAGELYDAVKRLDAEENDVVWLGRSPANNTWALAVPRKLAEANGLATVADLAAYVNAGKPFKLAASQEFVDRDDALPAFERTYGFEVKGDQLVVLAGGNTTQTETAAANGTDGVNAAMAYGTDGAISALGLVTLSDPKGAVAIYQPAPTVRGEVARAYPQLGSILDPVFATLDASVLQDLNGRVAVNGENPTDVARDYLVRAGFLK, from the coding sequence ATGAGGAAGCTTGCGGTTGTCCTGGCACTTCTCCTCGGGTTCGCGGTGGGGGGCGCTCAACAGGCCATCACCATCGGCTCGAAGATCGACACCGAAGGTTCCGTCCTGGCGCAGATCATGCGCCTCATGCTCGAGGAGAACGGCATCGAGGTCGTCGACCGCTCCGGCTTCGGCACCACCTCGGTGGTCCGGCAGGCGCTGCTCGCGGGCGAGATCGACATGTACCCCGAGTACACGGGCACGGCTCTCACGTTCTTCCCCGACGCCGACCTGCCGGCCGACATCGCGACGCGCGCCGGCGAGCTCTACGACGCCGTCAAGCGCCTCGACGCCGAGGAGAACGACGTGGTGTGGCTCGGCCGCTCGCCCGCCAACAACACCTGGGCGCTGGCCGTCCCGAGGAAGCTCGCCGAGGCGAACGGCCTCGCGACCGTCGCCGACCTGGCCGCCTACGTCAACGCCGGCAAGCCGTTCAAGCTGGCCGCCAGCCAGGAGTTCGTAGACAGGGACGACGCCCTGCCCGCCTTCGAGAGGACCTACGGCTTCGAGGTGAAGGGCGATCAGCTCGTGGTGCTCGCCGGCGGCAACACCACCCAGACGGAGACGGCCGCCGCCAACGGGACGGACGGCGTGAACGCCGCCATGGCCTACGGCACGGACGGCGCCATCAGCGCCCTCGGCCTCGTGACGCTGAGCGACCCGAAGGGCGCCGTCGCCATCTACCAGCCCGCGCCCACCGTGCGCGGCGAGGTGGCGCGCGCCTACCCCCAACTCGGGAGCATCCTCGACCCGGTGTTCGCCACGCTCGACGCGAGCGTGCTCCAAGACCTCAACGGCCGCGTGGCAGTCAACGGTGAGAACCCGACCGACGTGGCGCGCGACTACCTCGTGCGAGCGGGGTTCCTGAAGTGA
- a CDS encoding ABC transporter ATP-binding protein — protein sequence MNAAYANQRDRLTAVAPPTPTAGATTAGLTFESLSLSRRGLLLLDALDATVPQGQILAVMGRSGAGKTTLLRTIAGLAAPTDGRVTRPGGRVPVVFQEPRLLPWRTARQNVELVLAKGQRARAADWLERVGLADAMDAYPLTLSGGMRQRVSIARALACEEPLLLVDEPFSHLDVLTAHQLRAELVRQIRAVGCTTVWVTHDPAEAAEVAERTLVMGGPPLGRWKFVDHPDARGVERLAKFLAHELSCLALLGPAQAGDLKEEG from the coding sequence ATGAACGCCGCATACGCCAACCAGCGCGACCGGCTCACCGCCGTCGCCCCGCCGACCCCCACCGCCGGGGCGACGACCGCTGGCCTGACGTTCGAGTCGCTGTCGCTATCGCGGCGCGGCCTCCTCCTCCTCGACGCGCTCGACGCCACCGTCCCGCAGGGCCAGATCCTGGCCGTCATGGGGCGTTCCGGCGCAGGCAAGACCACCCTGCTGCGCACCATCGCCGGCCTGGCCGCCCCGACCGACGGCCGCGTGACCCGGCCCGGCGGCCGCGTGCCCGTCGTGTTCCAGGAGCCCCGCCTGTTGCCGTGGCGCACGGCGCGCCAGAACGTGGAGCTCGTGCTCGCCAAGGGGCAACGCGCCCGCGCCGCCGACTGGCTCGAGCGCGTGGGCCTGGCCGACGCCATGGACGCCTACCCCCTCACGTTGTCGGGCGGCATGCGGCAGCGCGTGTCGATAGCACGAGCGCTCGCCTGCGAGGAGCCCCTGCTCCTGGTCGACGAGCCGTTCTCGCACCTCGACGTCCTCACCGCCCACCAGCTCCGCGCCGAGCTCGTGCGGCAGATCCGCGCCGTGGGTTGCACCACCGTGTGGGTCACGCACGACCCGGCGGAGGCGGCGGAGGTGGCGGAGCGCACCCTCGTGATGGGCGGGCCGCCGCTGGGCCGCTGGAAGTTCGTAGACCATCCGGACGCTCGAGGCGTGGAGCGCCTCGCCAAGTTCCTCGCCCACGAGCTCTCGTGCCTGGCACTACTCGGACCCGCTCAAGCGGGAGACCTCAAGGAGGAAGGGTGA
- a CDS encoding flavodoxin domain-containing protein has product MRVLVAVASKHGATRELAAVVADELGAAGHAVDLLEAGAVGSLAGYGAAVLGSALYMGAWLPEARRLVERHRAELAALPLWLFSSGPLGEEAPQPEPDAAALLAPFAGLRVRGHEVFAGRLDRARLGVGEKLVARLVKAPDGDFRDLAAVRTWASTIAADLAA; this is encoded by the coding sequence ATGAGGGTCCTCGTAGCGGTCGCCAGCAAGCATGGGGCAACGCGCGAGCTCGCCGCGGTGGTCGCAGACGAGCTCGGCGCCGCGGGCCACGCCGTCGACCTGTTGGAGGCGGGAGCGGTGGGTTCACTGGCCGGCTACGGCGCCGCCGTCCTCGGCAGCGCCCTCTACATGGGCGCGTGGTTGCCGGAGGCGCGGCGGCTGGTGGAGCGGCACCGCGCCGAGCTGGCGGCGCTGCCCCTATGGCTGTTCAGCAGTGGACCCCTCGGCGAGGAGGCACCGCAACCGGAGCCGGACGCGGCGGCGCTCCTGGCACCGTTCGCCGGCCTGCGCGTGCGCGGCCACGAGGTGTTCGCGGGACGCCTCGACCGGGCCCGCCTGGGCGTGGGTGAGAAGCTGGTCGCGCGCCTCGTCAAGGCCCCGGACGGCGATTTCAGAGACCTCGCGGCGGTGAGGACCTGGGCCAGCACCATCGCCGCGGACCTCGCCGCCTAG
- a CDS encoding ankyrin repeat domain-containing protein: MPTRRSPFLALVAGLALLASAFGQDIHSLAAEGTVADIRAALEAGADLEARGGGPGFTPLMVAAGWGPTANVEALLEAGADLAATLPNGTTALMTAATRGRLANVRALLAAGADVNARNHAGGTALMAAAGGTAPDVVAALLEAGADLHARDAAGWTPLILAADGGVAGSVRLLVEAGAELEARTDDGDTALLRAAQYGEAESVTALLAAGAEVDARNLNGETPLIAAAPWLPEIVAALVEAGADVNARSELGVTPLLAAAQYGEAESVILLLDAGAEPNATLDGMTVLELAEMNGAVVDTDAYRRLQAAAR, from the coding sequence ATGCCAACGAGACGCTCACCCTTCCTGGCGCTGGTCGCCGGCCTGGCGCTCCTCGCCAGCGCGTTCGGCCAGGACATCCATTCGCTTGCCGCCGAGGGCACCGTCGCCGACATCCGCGCCGCCCTCGAGGCCGGCGCCGACCTGGAGGCGCGCGGTGGCGGCCCCGGCTTCACGCCCCTCATGGTCGCGGCCGGTTGGGGCCCCACGGCCAACGTCGAGGCGCTCTTGGAGGCGGGCGCCGACTTGGCCGCCACCCTGCCCAACGGCACCACGGCCCTGATGACGGCCGCCACCCGCGGCCGCCTCGCCAACGTGCGCGCGCTACTGGCCGCCGGCGCGGACGTGAACGCCCGGAACCACGCCGGCGGCACCGCGCTCATGGCGGCCGCGGGCGGCACCGCGCCCGACGTGGTGGCCGCGCTGCTCGAGGCCGGCGCCGATCTGCACGCGCGCGACGCCGCCGGTTGGACACCGCTCATCCTCGCCGCCGACGGCGGCGTGGCGGGCAGCGTGCGGCTTCTCGTCGAGGCGGGCGCCGAGCTGGAGGCCCGCACCGACGACGGCGACACGGCGCTACTCCGGGCCGCGCAGTACGGCGAGGCGGAGAGCGTGACGGCGCTCTTGGCCGCCGGCGCCGAGGTCGACGCCCGGAACCTGAACGGCGAGACGCCCCTCATCGCGGCGGCGCCCTGGTTGCCGGAGATCGTCGCGGCCCTCGTGGAGGCCGGTGCCGACGTGAACGCGCGCAGCGAACTCGGCGTGACGCCGCTCTTGGCCGCGGCCCAGTACGGCGAGGCCGAGAGCGTGATCCTCCTGCTCGACGCCGGCGCCGAGCCCAACGCGACGCTCGACGGCATGACGGTGCTCGAGCTGGCCGAGATGAACGGCGCCGTGGTCGACACGGACGCGTACCGGCGCCTCCAGGCGGCGGCGCGATGA
- a CDS encoding ABC transporter substrate-binding protein, with amino-acid sequence MNDHHQDPTASARAPRRLVTSTLVALLTAAVALVSTSALAQEKLDVLRFRHPANLAFSAPFQMIGESEALAPFANEIDVGEWATPDILRSILVTNQSDVTAVPTYVGANLANKGVDVKLAAVMVWGLIWVLGPEDAGHDWESLRGETVMVPYRNDMPDLVFRHLAEANGLTPGVDFEVQYFAKPQDVVAQLVSGRGKWAVMPEHTATLALMNANKNGQALGRFLNLQEEWAVVTGKPRIPQAGILVPTWLATERPDVLGAVLTALEEAVAEVNAAGPEAVATLAAVSGLPEAVVKDVIPRLNLELVPAAEAREELEAFYGELASMSPDIIGGKLPDASFYLADPR; translated from the coding sequence GTGAACGATCACCACCAAGACCCCACCGCGAGCGCGCGCGCCCCGCGCCGCCTCGTCACGTCGACCCTCGTCGCGCTGCTGACGGCGGCCGTCGCCCTCGTGAGCACCAGCGCGCTGGCTCAGGAGAAGCTCGACGTGCTGCGCTTCCGCCACCCCGCCAACCTGGCGTTCTCGGCGCCGTTCCAGATGATAGGCGAGTCCGAAGCGCTCGCGCCCTTCGCCAACGAGATCGACGTGGGCGAGTGGGCCACCCCCGACATCCTGCGCAGCATCCTCGTCACCAACCAGTCCGACGTGACGGCGGTCCCCACCTACGTGGGCGCCAACCTCGCGAACAAGGGCGTCGACGTGAAGCTGGCCGCGGTGATGGTGTGGGGCCTCATCTGGGTGCTCGGGCCGGAAGACGCCGGCCACGACTGGGAGAGCCTGCGCGGCGAGACGGTGATGGTGCCGTACCGCAACGACATGCCCGACCTCGTCTTCCGCCACCTCGCCGAGGCGAACGGCCTGACGCCCGGCGTGGACTTCGAGGTGCAGTACTTCGCCAAGCCGCAGGACGTGGTGGCGCAGCTCGTGAGCGGCCGCGGCAAGTGGGCCGTCATGCCCGAGCACACCGCCACCCTCGCCCTGATGAACGCCAACAAGAACGGCCAGGCGCTCGGGCGCTTCCTGAACCTGCAGGAGGAGTGGGCCGTCGTGACCGGCAAGCCGCGCATCCCGCAGGCCGGCATCCTCGTGCCCACCTGGTTGGCGACCGAGCGCCCCGACGTGCTGGGCGCCGTCCTCACCGCTCTCGAAGAGGCCGTGGCCGAGGTGAACGCCGCCGGGCCGGAGGCCGTCGCCACCCTCGCCGCCGTGAGCGGCCTGCCCGAGGCGGTCGTCAAGGACGTCATCCCCCGCCTCAACCTGGAGCTCGTCCCCGCCGCGGAGGCGCGAGAGGAGCTGGAGGCGTTCTACGGGGAACTGGCGAGCATGTCGCCCGACATCATCGGCGGTAAGCTCCCGGACGCCTCCTTCTACCTCGCCGACCCGCGGTGA
- a CDS encoding ABC transporter permease subunit gives MTATRRRQAAPNRARRTLVGGALGVAALLALWALLASSQPEIILPSPAQTWSALVKLFLSGALIDSLGLTLYRAATGVLLGLAIGVAWGAVNGMSDWASSVSRPALSALMAVPPVVLVSLGLIWLGPGAGVTRLVIVLVALPLIVVTVEEAVRDLDRTLIEMAQAFQLSRLDRLVHVVAPGVASPVLAATTVTFGQSLRVAIMAELLSAVTGIGAQVQQAQTNLDTAKIFAWTITVVLVVILLEAAVLNPLNGRLLRWRSVPEAGGEEVGA, from the coding sequence ATGACCGCCACGAGGAGGAGGCAAGCTGCCCCCAACCGAGCGCGCCGCACCCTGGTGGGCGGCGCGCTCGGCGTCGCGGCGCTGCTCGCCCTGTGGGCGCTGCTGGCGTCGTCGCAACCGGAGATAATCCTGCCGTCGCCGGCGCAGACGTGGAGCGCACTCGTCAAGCTGTTCCTTAGCGGCGCGCTCATCGACTCGCTGGGCCTGACGCTCTACCGCGCCGCCACCGGCGTGCTGCTCGGCCTCGCCATCGGGGTGGCGTGGGGCGCCGTGAACGGCATGTCGGATTGGGCGAGCAGCGTGTCGCGCCCGGCGCTGTCCGCCCTCATGGCGGTGCCGCCCGTGGTGCTCGTGTCGCTGGGCCTCATCTGGCTCGGGCCCGGCGCCGGCGTCACGCGGCTCGTGATAGTGCTGGTGGCGCTGCCGCTCATCGTGGTGACGGTCGAGGAGGCCGTGCGCGACCTGGACCGCACCCTCATCGAGATGGCGCAGGCGTTCCAGCTGTCGCGCCTCGATAGGCTCGTTCACGTGGTCGCCCCAGGGGTGGCGTCGCCCGTGCTGGCCGCCACCACCGTCACGTTCGGGCAGTCGCTGCGGGTGGCCATCATGGCCGAGCTGCTCTCGGCCGTCACCGGCATCGGGGCGCAGGTCCAGCAGGCGCAGACGAACCTCGACACCGCCAAGATCTTCGCGTGGACCATCACCGTCGTGCTCGTGGTCATCCTGCTGGAGGCGGCGGTGCTCAACCCCCTCAACGGGCGCCTGCTACGCTGGCGCAGCGTCCCCGAGGCCGGGGGCGAGGAGGTGGGCGCGTGA
- a CDS encoding nitronate monooxygenase: MTFQELFGTELPIIQAPMAGVQDHRLAAAVSAAGGLGSLPCGLLEPTEVAAELRALTAATDGPYNLNFFCHAVPAPDPDGEARWRELLAPYYAELGLDLGAEAVGRFRAPFGDATAAVVEELRPPVVSFHYGLPAAPLLARVKATGAKVIATATTVLEATWLEARGVDAVIAQGAEAGGHRGMFLGDVTTQVGTFALVPQVVAAVDVPVIAAGGVASAAGVRAALALGASGVQVGTAYLLCPEATTRPVHREALKSPGAAHTAITNVFTGRPARGIVNRLIRELGPLNDAVPPFPHAAKALAALRVAAEARGSTDFTHLWAGQNAAGCAEVPAGELTRRLAEPLHVAPRFP, from the coding sequence GTGACGTTCCAGGAGCTATTCGGCACCGAGCTGCCCATCATCCAGGCGCCCATGGCCGGGGTGCAGGACCATCGCCTGGCCGCGGCCGTGTCCGCGGCCGGGGGACTCGGCTCCCTGCCGTGCGGGCTGCTGGAACCCACGGAGGTGGCGGCGGAGCTGCGCGCCTTGACGGCCGCCACGGACGGGCCTTACAACCTCAACTTCTTCTGCCACGCCGTGCCGGCCCCCGACCCGGACGGCGAGGCGCGCTGGCGCGAGCTGCTCGCCCCCTACTACGCCGAGCTTGGCCTCGACCTGGGCGCGGAGGCGGTCGGGCGCTTCCGGGCGCCGTTCGGCGACGCCACCGCGGCCGTCGTCGAGGAGCTTAGGCCGCCGGTGGTGAGCTTCCACTACGGCCTCCCCGCTGCGCCCCTGCTCGCGCGCGTCAAGGCGACCGGGGCCAAGGTCATCGCCACCGCCACCACCGTCCTCGAGGCCACGTGGCTGGAGGCCCGCGGGGTGGACGCCGTCATCGCGCAAGGGGCCGAGGCGGGCGGCCACCGCGGCATGTTCCTAGGCGACGTCACCACTCAGGTCGGCACCTTCGCGCTCGTCCCGCAGGTCGTGGCCGCCGTCGACGTCCCCGTCATCGCGGCGGGCGGCGTCGCGAGCGCCGCCGGCGTGCGCGCCGCGCTGGCGCTGGGGGCGAGCGGCGTGCAGGTCGGCACCGCCTACCTCCTCTGCCCCGAGGCCACCACGAGGCCCGTGCACCGCGAGGCGCTGAAGAGCCCGGGCGCCGCCCACACCGCCATCACCAACGTCTTCACGGGCCGGCCGGCGCGCGGCATCGTCAACCGCCTGATCCGCGAGCTCGGGCCGCTCAACGACGCAGTGCCGCCCTTCCCACACGCCGCCAAGGCGTTGGCGGCCCTGCGGGTCGCCGCGGAGGCCCGCGGCAGCACCGACTTCACGCACCTGTGGGCGGGGCAGAACGCCGCGGGCTGCGCCGAGGTGCCTGCAGGGGAGCTGACGCGGCGGTTGGCAGAGCCGCTTCACGTTGCGCCCAGGTTCCCTTGA